The DNA window CCACCACCTCGCGGCCGGCCATGAACTTGTCGGGGTTGTCCACGCCGTCTTCCAGCTTCAGGCCTTTGGCCAGCGGGCGCGGGTCGGCCACGTCCAGGATGGCCATGATGCTGGCCCCGGACACGGTGATGTACTCGGCGCGCTGGCCGAACACGGTGATCGGGCTGGCCAGGCGGTACTCGGCCATGAACTGGTTGCGCTGTTCCAGCGGCTGAAGGCCGTTGGCCACGGCCTTGAGCGGGTCGGCCACCACCGCGGTAACGGCGTCGTAGTCGGCCACGCGCTGGCGGCATTCGATCAGCGCCGGCAGGTCCAACTTGGCAGGCGCGGGGGCGGCCATGCTGGTCAGGGGCAGCAGGGCAGCAAGGGTGAGGCAGGCAACGCGGAGCAGGGTCATCGGGAAGGTCCGTTCGGGCTCAGCGTTCGCCGGCATAAGGGTCGGAAATGCCCAGGTCGGCCAGGATCTCGCGTTCCAGCTGCTCCATGGCCTCGGCTTCCTTGTCGTCCTCATGGTCCCAGCCCAGCAGGTGCAGCACGCCATGCACGGTCAGGTGCGCGTAGTGGGCATTGAGGGCTTTGGACTGTTCGTCGGCTTCGCGGGCCACCACCGGGGCACAGATCACCAGATCGCCCAGCAGCGGGAATTTCACCCCCTTCGGCAGGCCTTCAGGCACCTCGGCCGGGAAGCTGAGCACGTTGGTGGCGTAGTCCTTGCCCCGGTAGTGCCGGTTCAGTGACTGACCTTCCTTGGCGTCCACCACGCGGATGGCCAGGTCGGCCTCGCGGATGCGGCCTTTCAGCGCCGCCGCCACCCATTTGCGGAAGCTCACCGCCGCCGGCAGGCCGGTGCGGGGCAGGGCATAGCTGACGGCGACATCGAGGCGGACGGGGCCCTTGGTCATGACAATTCCGGTAAATCTGCAATAAGGGAAACAGTATCGCGCTAACCGCGCCGCGCCGCGAGGCCCCGTTGACGCGCATGGCGCGTCACTACAGGTCGCCCGACCAAACAGGTCGCCCGACCAAGGGTCGTAGTGACACGCCATGCGTGTCAACGCAACGATCCTGCGTTCGCGGACACGCCATGCGTGTCAACGCCATCATCCTGCGCACGTAATGTCGCGTGCGCCCCGCCGCCGCCATCACGCGTCGGGTTTGACCTGCTGCAGGTCACGGCGGTCGTACGCACTGACGATCCGTGCCACCAGCGGGTGGCGGACCACGTCGCGGGCCTCGAAGAAGGTGAAGCTCACCCCTTCCACGTCACGCAGTACTTCAATGGCGTCGCGCAGGCCGGACTTGACGTGTTTGGGCAGGTCGGTCTGGGTCAGGTCACCGGTGACCACGGCAGTGGAGCCGAAGCCGAGGCGGGTCAGGAACATCTTCATCTGTTCGATGGTGGTGTTCTGCGCCTCGTCCAGGATCACGTAGGCATCGTTGAGCGTGCGGCCGCGCATGTAGGCCAGTGGCGCGATCTCGATGACGTTTTTTTCCAGCAGCTTGACCACCTTTTCCACGCCCAGCATTTCATACAGGGCGTCGTACAGCGGGCGCAGATAAGGGTCGACCTTCTGGGTAAGGTCGCCGGGCAGGAAGCCCAGTTTCTCGCCGGCTTCCACCGCCGGGCGCACCAGGATCAGGCGCTGCACGCGCGACTCGTTGAGCGCCTCGACCGCGCTGGCCACGGCCAGGAAGGTCTTGCCGGTACCGGCCGGGCCGATGCCGAAATTGATGTCGTGGGTCGTTATCTGGTGCAGGTAGCGGGCCTGGTTGGCACCGCGCCCACGCACCGTGCCGCGCTTGACCTTGATGCTGACCTCCTGCGCCTCGTACGCGCGCTCGGCCACGTGCTCCACATTGGCCTGGTTCAGGCGCAGGTGGATGGCGTGGCTGTCGAACACGGTGTCGCCCGCTTCTTCGTACAGCGCTTCAATCAGCTTCTGTGCTTCGGCGACCACCGCCTTGGGTCCGCTGATGCGGAACACGTGGCCGCGATTGGCGATTTCGACGCCGAGCTTGAGTTCGATCTGGCGCAGGTGTTCATCGAAGGGGCCAGCCAGGTTGGCCAGGCGTTCGTTGTCTTCCGGGGCCAGGGTGAAGTCGCGGTGTGCCAGTGCGGTCATTGCATGCGGCGGCACGCAGTGACGGTGCCGCAGGATCAGGAAAGGAGTGACAGGGTAGCGCGTTTCCCGGCAGCCGCGTGTTCTCCACAGCCGTTGTGCAAGGGCGGTGCAGCAACCTGTGGATAGCTGGCTGCAGCCCTAGTGCCGCAAGGTAGATGAAGGCGTGGTCAAAAAAGCGTCAAGCTGGAGTGGGTTTTCCACATGCACTGTGAGCGGCTGCGGGAGAAACATGTGGATAACCGCGTGCACGCCAGTTGCCGCAATGCCTGCGGGTGGGTGATCATTTCATGACCAGCGCGCAGTGCCGCGCGTTCTGCCTGACGGAGTCGTGCCGATGTCCGCAGTGTGCAGTCGAATTGGGATCATCCTCAGGCCGGGGCAAACCCTCCTGCTTGTGGCGCTCGTGATGTTGGCAGGCTGCAGCCGCGACCCGGAGGCGGCACTGGGTACCCTGGAGTGGGATCGCATTACCGTGCCGGCCCCGGCCGCTGAAGCCATTGCCTCGATCCAGGTCCGAGAAGGCCAGCAGGTCGCGGCGGGGGCGCCGTTGATGCAACTGGAGACAACGCGCACCGCCGCCCAGCTGGCAGCGTTGCAGGCGCAGACGTCCCAGGCCGGGCAGGCGCTGCTGGAGCTCGAGCACGGTCCTCGCCGCGAAGACATCGAGCAGGCGCGGGCCACGCTGGCGGCGGCGCGGGCGCAGGCCGCCGATGCCACCGCCTATCTTGCACGTCTGCAGCCGCTGGGCCGACAGCAACTGGTGGCCGCTGCCGACGTTGACCGTGCCCGTGCGGCGGCTGGCAATGCGCAGGGAACCGTACGCGCGGCCGAACAGGCGCTGCTGGCGCTGGAACATGGCACCCGGATTGAACAGGTCGGCCAAGGGCAGGCTGCGCTGCAGGCCGCCCAGGCACAGGTGGCCGCGCAGGTGGTCACGCTGGACAAACTGGGGCTGGTGGCCCCGCGCGCTGGCCGCATCGACGCGTTGCCGTACCGGCAGGGCGACCAGGCGCCGGTGGGAGCACCGCTGGTGGTCATGCTGGTCGGCGATCATCCCTACGCGCGTGTCTATCTGCCGGAGCCGCTGCGACTGAAGGTCAGGGTCGGTCAATCCGCCCAGGTCACGCTGCAGGGGCGCGAAGGTGCACTCCGCGCGCGGGTGCGCAGCATCCGCAGCGACCCGGGCTTCAATCCTTACTACGCGCTAAGCGGCGACGACGCTTCGCGCTTGAGCTGGCTGGCCGAAATCGAGCTGGAGCCGGCGGGTGACGCGGCCGCGTTGGCGGATCTTCCGGCCGGTGTCCCGGTGCGGGTTACGTTTTGAACGATCTGGCCATCCAGGCGCGCGGGCTGACCAAGCGCTTTGGCGCATTGGCGGCCGTGGACCACGTCGATCTGCAGGTGCCGCGGGCCAATGTGTACGGCTTTCTGGGTCCGAACGGGTCGGGCAAATCCACCACCATCCGCATGCTGTGCGGGCTGCTAACCCCCACCGAAGGGGAGATCGAGGTGCTGGGCCTGCGCATTCCCGAGCAGGCCGAGGCGCTGCGCCAGCGCATCGGTTACATGACCCAGCGGTTCTCGTTGTTCGAGGACCTCAGCGTGCGCGAGAACCTGGAGTTCCTGGCGGCGGTGCAGAACCTGCCGCGGGCCCAGGCGCGTAAGCGCATTGATGAGCTGATCGAGCATTACCACTTCCAGGACCGCCAGAAGCAGTTGGCCGGCACCATGAGCGGCGGGCAGAAACAGCGTCTGGCCCTGGCCGGCGCGGTGATTCACCAGCCGGAACTGCTGTTTCTCGACGAGCCCACCAGTGCGGTCGACCCCGAATCGCGGCGCGATTTCTGGGAGAAGCTGTTCGATCTGGCGGATGCCGGCACCACGTTGCTGGTGTCCACCCACTACATGGATGAAGCCGAGCGTTGCCATCGCCTTGCCATTCTGGACCAGGGCGCGCTGGTCGCCGATGGGACGCCCGCCGAGCTCACCGGCGCACTGCGCGGACGCACACTGGAAGTGCAGGCCGATCAGCCGCGACAGGCACAGCGGGCACTGGCCCATGTGGCGGGCGTGCTGAGCGTGGCGCAGATCGGCAACAGCCTGCGCGTGCTTCTGGACACGGGCAGCGAGGGGGAGGCGGCCGTGCAGCAGGCGCTGTACAGCGCCGGGTTGCAAGCGGAGGTGGTCGCCAGCACGCCCAATCTGGAGGACGTGTTCGTGTCTGCTACGCGTGGTCGAGAGCCTGCCGGCGAGGAGACCGCATGAACCTGCGCCGGTTATGGGCAGTGGTGATCAAGGAGCTGCGGCAGATGCGCCGCGATCGGGTCACCCTGGCCATGATCGTGGGTATTCCGGTGATGCAGCTGGTGTTGTTCGGTTACGCCATCAACCTCAACCTGCGCAACCTGGACGCGGGCATTGCCGACCAGGCGCGGACCAGCGCCTCGCGCGCGCTGGTGATGGACATGGTCGCAACCGGCGTGATCCGTCCGGTCCTGCAGGTGGACACGCCCGAGGAGCTGATGCAGGCGTTGAGGCAAGGCAGGATCAGTGTCGGCGTGGTGGTGCCGGCGGATTTTGAGCGCCGCCGTTTTGAAGGTCGCGAAGCGGTCCAGGTGCTGGTGGATGGCAGCGATACGGTGGTGCAGAGCGCGGCGGTGCAGCTCGCGCAGGTGCCGCTGGACGGCGTGCCGGTGCGCAACGACCGCCCGCTGCGTGCAGGCAGCACCGCGGCAGCGGGGCAGGTGAGCGTGGTGGCGTTCTACAACCCGCAGCGACGTTCGGCTGTGAACATCGTGCCCGGCCTGATCGGCATCATCCTGACGATGACCATGGTGATGTTCACTGCAGTGGCCATCGTGCGTGAACGTGAGCGCGGCAACATGGAGCTGTTGATTGCCACGCCGTTGAGCAGCAGCGAACTGATGATCGGCAAGGTGCTGCCGTACGCAGTGATTGGTCTGATACAGACCAGCCTGGTGCTGGTGCTGGGTTTGTGGCTGTTCCAGGTGCCGGTGCGTGGCAGCGTGCTGGACGTCTACCTGGTGGCGATGCTGCTGATTCTCGCCAACCTGGCCTTGGGGTTGTTGATTTCGACCAAGGCCCGGTCGCAGTTCCAGGCCATGCAGATGACGATGTTCGTGTTCCTGCCGTCGATCCTGCTGTCGGGCTTCATGTTCCCGTTCGCCGGCATGCCGCGGGTGGTGCAGTGGCTGGCCGAGATCCTGCCGTTGACGCATTTCCTGCGGCTCGTGCGCGGCATCATGCTGCGCGGCGCTCGCTGGTGGGAGCTGTGGCCGGAGGTGCTGGCGCTGCTGGCCTTCATCGTGGTGATGATGGTGGTGGCGATCACGCGGTTCCGGAAGCGA is part of the Stenotrophomonas oahuensis genome and encodes:
- a CDS encoding ABC transporter ATP-binding protein, translating into MQARGLTKRFGALAAVDHVDLQVPRANVYGFLGPNGSGKSTTIRMLCGLLTPTEGEIEVLGLRIPEQAEALRQRIGYMTQRFSLFEDLSVRENLEFLAAVQNLPRAQARKRIDELIEHYHFQDRQKQLAGTMSGGQKQRLALAGAVIHQPELLFLDEPTSAVDPESRRDFWEKLFDLADAGTTLLVSTHYMDEAERCHRLAILDQGALVADGTPAELTGALRGRTLEVQADQPRQAQRALAHVAGVLSVAQIGNSLRVLLDTGSEGEAAVQQALYSAGLQAEVVASTPNLEDVFVSATRGREPAGEETA
- the ybeY gene encoding rRNA maturation RNase YbeY, with protein sequence MTKGPVRLDVAVSYALPRTGLPAAVSFRKWVAAALKGRIREADLAIRVVDAKEGQSLNRHYRGKDYATNVLSFPAEVPEGLPKGVKFPLLGDLVICAPVVAREADEQSKALNAHYAHLTVHGVLHLLGWDHEDDKEAEAMEQLEREILADLGISDPYAGER
- a CDS encoding PhoH family protein, coding for MTALAHRDFTLAPEDNERLANLAGPFDEHLRQIELKLGVEIANRGHVFRISGPKAVVAEAQKLIEALYEEAGDTVFDSHAIHLRLNQANVEHVAERAYEAQEVSIKVKRGTVRGRGANQARYLHQITTHDINFGIGPAGTGKTFLAVASAVEALNESRVQRLILVRPAVEAGEKLGFLPGDLTQKVDPYLRPLYDALYEMLGVEKVVKLLEKNVIEIAPLAYMRGRTLNDAYVILDEAQNTTIEQMKMFLTRLGFGSTAVVTGDLTQTDLPKHVKSGLRDAIEVLRDVEGVSFTFFEARDVVRHPLVARIVSAYDRRDLQQVKPDA
- a CDS encoding HlyD family secretion protein produces the protein MLAGCSRDPEAALGTLEWDRITVPAPAAEAIASIQVREGQQVAAGAPLMQLETTRTAAQLAALQAQTSQAGQALLELEHGPRREDIEQARATLAAARAQAADATAYLARLQPLGRQQLVAAADVDRARAAAGNAQGTVRAAEQALLALEHGTRIEQVGQGQAALQAAQAQVAAQVVTLDKLGLVAPRAGRIDALPYRQGDQAPVGAPLVVMLVGDHPYARVYLPEPLRLKVRVGQSAQVTLQGREGALRARVRSIRSDPGFNPYYALSGDDASRLSWLAEIELEPAGDAAALADLPAGVPVRVTF
- a CDS encoding ABC transporter permease, which encodes MNLRRLWAVVIKELRQMRRDRVTLAMIVGIPVMQLVLFGYAINLNLRNLDAGIADQARTSASRALVMDMVATGVIRPVLQVDTPEELMQALRQGRISVGVVVPADFERRRFEGREAVQVLVDGSDTVVQSAAVQLAQVPLDGVPVRNDRPLRAGSTAAAGQVSVVAFYNPQRRSAVNIVPGLIGIILTMTMVMFTAVAIVRERERGNMELLIATPLSSSELMIGKVLPYAVIGLIQTSLVLVLGLWLFQVPVRGSVLDVYLVAMLLILANLALGLLISTKARSQFQAMQMTMFVFLPSILLSGFMFPFAGMPRVVQWLAEILPLTHFLRLVRGIMLRGARWWELWPEVLALLAFIVVMMVVAITRFRKRLD